A part of Sandaracinaceae bacterium genomic DNA contains:
- a CDS encoding beta-galactosidase — protein sequence MNLGFAAVETYVPWSVHEVEAGRYDFGELDRRKDVGAFLDLAHTLGLRAIVRPGPHINAELTHFGIPERVLLDPQCQARSPRGNPVMLYFPPRMFPVPSYASEAYLAEVGRWFDAVTAQLAPRIRPHGPVEWVQIDNEAGYYFRNGPYGQDFHPDARAGFRAFVQARHGTLPAAAQAHGRAYGGIMDIHPPERFEPSEALGLHLDWAAFQEHLLTRSLVTMRDRLCTPDLGRVKTFHNISLGEAGLPMSLPALAQELDVVGLDYYHRAEEFETIRRRTLYLAGTTPGAYAPELGAGGPPWFPPMRADESLFCALVACAHGLRSFNAYMAVDRDRWYGAPLDERGQRRPGADEWERLLRALDEVEFEAMQRPARVGIVWPRSYLRLSRATHVYGPFSPSIMEVVSGSPVHGCRQDALGHADVVQVAWWERCEAVAAALTRLRVPFVYVDGDAPDAAWESLGLVIAPTYDFFDRPLAVRLAACAVGGARVVCGPRRPRRDEHGREHAFDELAQARLELLRDPDETLATHATELQLAREPDLGEGLCVTAHVHPRGHRVLFIVNPGSEPRRATLPAEIRASARDLLLPPSQRGPLGDSLLVARQSVRMLLVPADPANGATP from the coding sequence GTGAACCTTGGATTCGCGGCGGTGGAGACGTACGTCCCGTGGTCGGTGCACGAGGTCGAGGCCGGGCGGTACGACTTCGGCGAGCTGGACCGCCGCAAGGACGTGGGGGCCTTCCTGGACCTCGCGCACACGCTGGGACTGCGCGCCATCGTGCGGCCCGGCCCGCACATCAACGCCGAGCTCACGCACTTCGGCATTCCGGAGCGGGTGCTGCTGGACCCGCAGTGCCAGGCGCGCTCGCCGCGCGGCAACCCGGTCATGCTGTACTTCCCGCCGCGCATGTTCCCGGTGCCCTCGTACGCCAGCGAGGCCTATCTCGCCGAAGTGGGGCGCTGGTTCGACGCGGTCACCGCTCAGCTGGCACCACGGATCCGCCCGCACGGCCCGGTGGAGTGGGTGCAGATCGACAACGAGGCGGGCTACTACTTCCGCAACGGGCCCTATGGCCAAGACTTCCATCCGGACGCGCGCGCGGGGTTCCGCGCCTTCGTGCAGGCCCGCCACGGCACGCTTCCGGCCGCCGCACAGGCACACGGTCGCGCCTACGGCGGCATCATGGACATCCACCCGCCCGAGCGCTTCGAGCCGAGTGAAGCGCTGGGCCTGCACCTGGACTGGGCGGCCTTCCAGGAGCATTTGCTCACGCGCAGCCTGGTGACCATGCGGGACCGTCTGTGCACGCCCGACCTCGGCCGCGTGAAGACCTTCCACAACATCTCGCTGGGTGAGGCGGGCCTGCCCATGAGCCTGCCCGCGTTGGCGCAAGAGCTGGATGTGGTGGGGCTCGATTACTACCACCGCGCCGAGGAGTTCGAGACCATCCGGAGGCGCACGCTGTATCTGGCGGGGACCACGCCGGGAGCCTACGCGCCGGAGCTGGGCGCGGGCGGTCCGCCCTGGTTCCCACCCATGCGCGCAGACGAGTCGCTGTTCTGTGCGCTGGTGGCCTGTGCGCATGGGCTGCGCTCGTTCAACGCGTACATGGCGGTGGACCGCGACCGCTGGTACGGCGCGCCGCTGGACGAGCGCGGGCAACGCCGGCCTGGCGCGGACGAGTGGGAGCGCCTCCTGCGTGCGCTCGACGAGGTGGAGTTCGAGGCCATGCAGCGGCCCGCACGTGTGGGCATCGTGTGGCCGCGCAGCTACCTGCGGCTGTCGCGCGCCACGCACGTCTATGGGCCCTTCTCGCCTTCCATCATGGAGGTGGTCTCGGGCAGCCCGGTGCACGGGTGTCGGCAAGACGCGCTGGGTCACGCCGACGTGGTGCAGGTGGCCTGGTGGGAGCGCTGTGAGGCCGTGGCCGCGGCGCTCACGCGGCTGCGCGTGCCGTTCGTGTACGTGGACGGCGACGCTCCCGACGCCGCGTGGGAGTCGCTCGGCCTGGTGATCGCGCCCACGTACGACTTCTTCGACCGGCCGCTCGCGGTGCGGCTCGCGGCGTGTGCGGTGGGCGGCGCGCGGGTGGTGTGTGGGCCACGGCGTCCCCGGCGCGACGAGCACGGTCGGGAGCACGCGTTCGACGAGCTGGCGCAGGCGCGCCTCGAGCTGCTGCGTGACCCCGACGAGACGCTGGCCACGCACGCCACCGAGCTGCAGCTCGCGCGCGAGCCGGATCTCGGCGAGGGGCTGTGCGTCACCGCGCACGTGCACCCGCGCGGGCACCGCGTGCTGTTCATCGTGAACCCCGGCAGCGAGCCACGGCGCGCCACGCTCCCGGCCGAGATTCGGGCCTCCGCGCGGGACCTCTTGCTGCCCCCGAGTCAACGGGGGCCGCTGGGCGACTCGCTGCTGGTGGCGCGCCAATCGGTGCGCATGCTGCTCGTTCCCGCGGATCCCGCCAACGGGGCCACGCCATGA
- a CDS encoding RNA-binding protein has translation MSSKLFCGGLAWGTTDETLRSAFEPFGEVTDAKVVQDRETGRSRGFGFVTFATPELASSARDQMDGASLDGRKIRVDIAQERQGGGGGGGGGAGGPRRSGGGGGGGYGGGGGGGGGGGGGGGGGGYGGGGGREGGGGGGGYRDDRAGRGGGRGGRPGGGGGGGGRGGRDGGGGRGGDW, from the coding sequence ATGAGTAGCAAGTTGTTCTGCGGCGGCCTCGCATGGGGCACCACGGATGAGACCCTGCGGTCTGCATTCGAGCCCTTTGGTGAAGTGACGGACGCTAAGGTTGTGCAGGACCGAGAGACCGGTCGCTCACGCGGCTTTGGATTCGTGACCTTCGCGACCCCCGAGCTGGCCAGCAGCGCCCGCGATCAGATGGACGGTGCGTCGCTCGACGGTCGCAAGATCCGCGTGGACATCGCCCAGGAGCGTCAGGGTGGTGGTGGCGGCGGCGGTGGCGGTGCTGGCGGCCCCCGTCGTAGCGGTGGTGGTGGCGGCGGCGGCTACGGTGGTGGTGGTGGCGGCGGCGGCGGTGGTGGCGGCGGCGGCGGTGGCGGCGGCTACGGTGGTGGCGGCGGTCGCGAGGGCGGCGGCGGTGGTGGCGGCTATCGCGACGACCGGGCGGGCCGTGGTGGCGGTCGCGGTGGTCGTCCGGGCGGCGGCGGCGGCGGCGGTGGCCGTGGTGGTCGCGATGGCGGCGGCGGCCGCGGCGGCGACTGGTAG